A stretch of Rhododendron vialii isolate Sample 1 chromosome 4a, ASM3025357v1 DNA encodes these proteins:
- the LOC131322711 gene encoding mogroside IE synthase-like, which translates to MARKKPHILVFPFPAQGHINPVLQFSKRLASRGLRITIITITSVAKSMHLQPCDASIEIEPISDGFDEADLTYVVQAHLGRFVDNVSQNLVNLAGKFVSAGDPPIALVYDAIMPFCLDVARKLGIKGAAFFTQACAVSALYYHYNEGNLKIGDHLGTTSFSMPAMPVMEIGDLPSLIPDRDLYPVFLSQLVNQFSNFQKADWLLVNTFDKLEEEVLNWMASQWPMIKTVGPTIPSVYLDKQLEDDKYYGLNLFHPSAEACMKWLDTKEKSSVVYASFGSIATVGGSQMEELAMGLKNSNENFLWVVRASEVSKLPSNFVTETSEKGLVVNWCPQLQVLSHQAVGCFLTHCGWNSTLEAMSLGVPMVAMPQWTDQTTNAKYIVDVWDAGVRVKVNDKGIITREEVVLRIEEVMEGERRDELRRNAGRWKELAKEAMDKGGSSDKNIEEFVSELVCT; encoded by the exons ATGGCCCGTAAAAAACCACATATTCTAGTCTTCCCATTCCCAGCACAAGGTCACATAAACCCTGTCCTCCAATTCTCAAAGCGCTTAGCCTCAAGGGGCCTCAGAATCACAATCATCACCATCACTTCCGTCGCCAAATCCATGCACCTCCAACCTTGCGATGCCTCCATCGAAATCGAGCCCATTTCTGACGGCTTTGACGAAGCCGATCTCACCTACGTCGTCCAAGCCCACCTCGGCCGCTTCGTCGACAACGTTTCGCAAAACCTTGTAAACCTCGCCGGGAAATTTGTTTCCGCCGGCGACCCCCCGATCGCCCTTGTTTACGACGCGATCATGCCGTTCTGCCTCGATGTGGCAAGGAAATTAGGGATCAAAGGGGCTGCATTTTTTACTCAGGCGTGCGCTGTTTCGGCACTGTACTATCATTATAATGAGGGGAACTTGAAGATTGGGGATCATTTGGGAACGACGTCGTTTTCTATGCCTGCGATGCCAGTGATGGAGATTGGGGATTTGCCGTCTCTTATACCAGATAGGGATTTGTATCCGGTTTTCTTGAGCCAACTGGTGAACCAATTCTCAAATTTTCAGAAAGCAGATTGGCTGCTGGTGAACACTTTTGATAAGCTTGAAGAAGAG GTACTGAATTGGATGGCAAGTCAGTGGCCTATGATCAAGACAGTAGGACCAACAATTCCTTCAGTATACTTAGACAAGCAGCTGGAGGATGACAAATATTATGGCCTCAATCTCTTCCACCCAAGTGCTGAAGCTTGCATGAAGTGGCTAGACACAAAGGAAAAATCCTCAGTCGTTTATGCTTCCTTTGGGAGCATAGCCACTGTGGGAGGGTCTCAAATGGAGGAACTTGCAATGGGTCTGAAGAACAGCAATGAAAACTTCTTGTGGGTAGTCCGGGCTTCAGAAGTGAGTAAGCTACCCAGTAACTTCGTCACCGAGACATCGGAGAAAG GTCTGGTCGTGAATTGGTGTCCGCAGCTTCAGGTTCTGTCCCACCAAGCAGTGGGATGTTTCTTGACTCACTGCGGGTGGAACTCCACCTTGGAAGCCATGAGCTTGGGAGTGCCGATGGTGGCGATGCCACAGTGGacggatcaaacaacaaatgcaaAGTACATTGTGGATGTTTGGGATGCAGGGGTTAGGGTTAAGGTCAATGACAAGGGAATTATCACCAGAGAAGAGGTAGTGTTGAGGATTGAAGAAGtaatggagggagagagaagggatgAGCTAAGAAGGAATGCAGGTAGGTGGAAAGAATTGGCTAAAGAGGCAATGGATAAAGGTGGAAGCTCTGATAAGAATATTGAGGAATTTGTTTCAGAACTTGTGTGCACATAG
- the LOC131322715 gene encoding uncharacterized protein LOC131322715, translating into MVMSRRTLLEKLDNQLPPLVESPPAVPVVVVVEQQSHSSTNRSIETLVVVLAVIVIVGVVAGIIARLCRSCIDTDVPPAPPPEAPKPPATEAAKK; encoded by the coding sequence ATGGTCATGTCTAGAAGGACTTTACTGGAAAAGTTGGACAACCAGCTACCACCACTAGTGGAGTCACCTCCAGCGgtgccggtggtggtggtggtggagcagCAAAGCCACTCCTCAACGAACCGGTCAATCGAGACACTCGTGGTGGTGTTAGCAGTGATCGTCATAGTTGGTGTCGTTGCAGGGATCATAGCCCGGCTGTGCCGCAGCTGCATTGACACCGATGTTCCACCCGCACCTCCACCGGAAGCGCCGAAGCCACCGGCAACTGAAGCAGCAAAGAAGTGA